GAAGGAGCACCCCAAGGTCTTCGACGAGCTCTACGTGCAGCTGTGCGCCGCGGGCGAGGTGGGCGGTATCCTCGACACCATCCTCAACCGGCTCGCCGCCTACCGCGAGAAGAACGAGAAGCTCAAGGCCAAGGTCAAGGGCGCCATGACCTACCCCACCATCGTCATCCTGGTGGCCATTGGCGTGACGGCGCTGCTGCTCCTCAAGGTGACGCCCGTCTTCGAGAAGATGTTCGCGGACTTCGGTTCACAGCTGCCGGGCCCCACGCAGGTGGTCGTGGACCTGTCGAAGTTCGCGCAGGAGTACTTCCTCCACGCGGTCATCGGCGTCGCCGCGCTCGTCTTCTCCTTCACCTGGACCTACCGCCAGCCCCGGGGCCGCAAGTTCTGGGACAAGCTGTTCCTCAAGCTGCCCCTGTTCGGCGACGTGCTCCGCAAGGTGGCGGTGGCGCGCTTCACGCGCACGCTGGGCACGATGATCTCCTCGGGCGTGCCCATCCTGGACGCGCTGGACGTGACCGCGAAGACGGCCGGCAATCGCACCGTGGAAGAGGCCATCTATTACGTTCGCGGGAAGATCGCCGAGGGCAAGAACATCGCGGGTCCGCTGCTGGAGACCAAGGTGTTCCCGTCGATGGTGGTGCAGATGATTGGCGTCGGCGAGGCGACGGGCGCCATGGACACGATGCTCAACAAGATCGCGGACTTCTACGACGACGAGGTGGACACCGCCATCGGCGCGCTGACGTCGATGATCGAACCGCTGCTGATGGTGTTCCTCGGCGGCGTGGTGGGTGGCTTCCTCATCGCCATGTACCTGCCCATCTTCAGCCTTGCCGGCGCGATCAAGTAGCGCGCGCCTGGAGGGTCGGGCGCCTGGCGCGGCCTCCGGGCTGCGCCCGCGCCTGGTGTGGCTGGTGTTGTTCCGCACCGTCGCGGCGAGCCTGTCGCTCGTCGTGACGGTGGTGCGCCTGCTGACGCAGCCGGCGCAGGAGCCCAGCCGGGCGGACTCGCTGTCGTTCGCGGTCATCGCGGGCGCCTACGTCCTCACGGTGGTGACGGGCCTGCGGCTGCGCCGGGGCACCGCGGGCCGCCTGGACGCCACGGTGACGGTGGTGGGCGACGTGCTCATCGCCACCGGGCTCGTCTACCTGAGCGGCGGCGCGGACTCGCCGCTCACGTTCCTCTACAGCCTGGCCGTCATTGGCGCGGCGGTAGTGCTGGACTGGCGGGGCGCGCTGGCGGCGGCGGCCGTCTCCGCGTTCGCCTTCACCGCGCTCCTGCTCGTCATCCGCCTCACCACGCCCGCGGACGTGGTGACGGTGCCGGGCGGGCGGGTGCTCTTCGTGCTGGGCAGCAACGCGCTGGCGTTGGTGCTCATCGCGGTCCTGTCCGGCTACCTGTCGCGCCAGCTGTCCGCCACGGGCGGCGCGCTGTCCCAGAGCGAGGCGGACCTGCGCCGGTTGGGGAGGCTGCAGCAGCTCATCCTGTCCTCCATGCCCTCGGGGCTCGTCACCTGCGACGTCGAGCGGCGCGTCACCTTCCTCAACTCGGCGGCCAGCGGCATCCTCCAGGTCGACACCTTCATGGGGGTGGGGCAGCCCTTGGAGCAGCTGCTGCCGGGCGTGATGGGGTTGACGCCGCGCTCCGTGCGAGGCGAGCTGCGGGTGCGGACGCCCGGGGGCAACCGGGTGCTGGGCCTGTCGGTGTCGCCGCTGGAGGGCGAGGCCGGGGCGCTGCTCATCGTCTTCCAGGACCTCACGGAGCTGCGGCGCATGGAGGAGGACCTGAAGCGCACGGACCGGCTGGCCAGCCTGGGGGCCCTGTCCGCGCAGCTGGCGCACGAAATCCGAAATCCGCTCGCCGCCATGCGGGGCTCCGCGCAGCTGCTGGCTCAGGAGCAGTCCACCGACGCGGTGGTGAAGAAGCTCACCGGCATCCTCACGCGGGAGG
This Corallococcus silvisoli DNA region includes the following protein-coding sequences:
- a CDS encoding type II secretion system F family protein encodes the protein MAAPAVQQKATASKKNTAQFLWEAKTKSGENKKGEMEASDIEAVNARLKSLGLNPTKVRKKSALDGEISLPGLGGVTGKDILIFTRQFATMIDAGLPLVQCLDILASQMDNPAFKKVVFAIKGKVEQGSTFADALKEHPKVFDELYVQLCAAGEVGGILDTILNRLAAYREKNEKLKAKVKGAMTYPTIVILVAIGVTALLLLKVTPVFEKMFADFGSQLPGPTQVVVDLSKFAQEYFLHAVIGVAALVFSFTWTYRQPRGRKFWDKLFLKLPLFGDVLRKVAVARFTRTLGTMISSGVPILDALDVTAKTAGNRTVEEAIYYVRGKIAEGKNIAGPLLETKVFPSMVVQMIGVGEATGAMDTMLNKIADFYDDEVDTAIGALTSMIEPLLMVFLGGVVGGFLIAMYLPIFSLAGAIK
- a CDS encoding two-component system sensor histidine kinase NtrB codes for the protein MRPRLVWLVLFRTVAASLSLVVTVVRLLTQPAQEPSRADSLSFAVIAGAYVLTVVTGLRLRRGTAGRLDATVTVVGDVLIATGLVYLSGGADSPLTFLYSLAVIGAAVVLDWRGALAAAAVSAFAFTALLLVIRLTTPADVVTVPGGRVLFVLGSNALALVLIAVLSGYLSRQLSATGGALSQSEADLRRLGRLQQLILSSMPSGLVTCDVERRVTFLNSAASGILQVDTFMGVGQPLEQLLPGVMGLTPRSVRGELRVRTPGGNRVLGLSVSPLEGEAGALLIVFQDLTELRRMEEDLKRTDRLASLGALSAQLAHEIRNPLAAMRGSAQLLAQEQSTDAVVKKLTGILTREADRLARLVEDFLRFARPQEPQRRPVALDALLSETVEMLRADPLAREVLMEVRVPEALTAPVDPDQLRQVLINLVRNGFQAAGPRGTVRVALARAEKEAQIRVWDSAGSITEEMMGHLFEPFFTTRNGGTGLGLSTAHSIIRAHGGSIRVTSHPADGTEFLVGLPL